Proteins encoded in a region of the Spiribacter sp. 1M189 genome:
- the wrbA gene encoding NAD(P)H:quinone oxidoreductase, whose translation MSCEILVLYYSRHGATHAMARQMAHGIERVAGASARLRTVPAVSEVSEATASPIPEAGPPYASLEELGECDGLILGSPTRFGNMAAPLKHFLDQSAGLWLSGALAGKPAAVFTSTGSLHGGQESTLLSMMLPLLHHGMYLLGLPYTEAGLTETTTGGTPYGASHLAGGEADREVDDTEAALCRALGARVADAAQRLATGHAGAAR comes from the coding sequence ATGAGTTGCGAAATCCTGGTCCTCTACTACAGCCGCCACGGAGCCACCCACGCCATGGCCCGGCAGATGGCCCACGGCATCGAGCGTGTTGCTGGGGCCAGCGCACGACTGCGCACCGTCCCGGCGGTCTCCGAAGTATCCGAGGCCACCGCCTCACCGATCCCCGAGGCGGGCCCGCCCTATGCCAGCCTTGAAGAACTCGGCGAGTGCGACGGGCTGATTCTGGGCAGCCCGACGCGTTTCGGCAACATGGCGGCACCGCTCAAGCACTTCCTCGACCAGAGCGCCGGGCTCTGGCTGAGCGGCGCGCTGGCCGGCAAGCCGGCGGCGGTCTTCACCTCCACCGGCAGCCTGCATGGCGGCCAGGAGAGCACGTTGCTGTCGATGATGCTGCCCCTGCTCCACCATGGCATGTACCTGCTCGGCCTACCCTACACTGAGGCGGGTCTTACCGAGACCACCACAGGCGGCACGCCCTATGGGGCCAGCCACCTCGCCGGTGGCGAGGCCGATCGTGAGGTGGACGACACCGAAGCGGCCCTGTGTCGGGCACTCGGCGCGCGCGTTGCGGATGCTGCGCAACGCCTCGCGACGGGTCACGCCGGGGCGGCACGATGA
- a CDS encoding DUF2069 domain-containing protein, with product MKVLRGKDNTRESATQVASSPLYRVAVGCYMALIGLLFAWLIWLAPPPPGLRSPLLLVFLLPLLFGLRGVLNRRRYTLQWTGMLILVYFIHGILTATGGFPERWLGSAESILTIGYFGCVMLVLKRGKQAHKARQAEG from the coding sequence ATGAAGGTCCTGCGCGGCAAGGACAACACCCGCGAGTCGGCGACCCAGGTGGCGAGTTCACCGCTCTACCGGGTTGCCGTTGGCTGTTACATGGCGCTCATCGGGCTACTGTTCGCCTGGCTGATCTGGCTCGCGCCGCCCCCCCCGGGTCTGCGCAGCCCGCTACTGCTGGTCTTTCTGCTGCCGCTGCTATTCGGCCTGCGCGGGGTGCTCAATCGCCGGCGCTACACCCTGCAGTGGACCGGCATGCTCATTCTGGTCTATTTCATCCATGGCATCCTCACCGCCACCGGTGGCTTCCCGGAGCGCTGGCTTGGCAGCGCCGAGTCCATCCTGACCATCGGCTATTTTGGCTGCGTGATGCTCGTGCTAAAGCGAGGCAAGCAGGCCCACAAGGCGCGTCAGGCCGAGGGCTGA
- the hda gene encoding DnaA regulatory inactivator Hda, with amino-acid sequence MSNAISTGQLALDFRWSDAADLASFVALGNEQAAAAVAALGGPSEQSLYLTGPPGSGKSHLLQAACGRVSDAGGPAVYISLGDHVAGSVAQLEGLEGLSLVAVDDLDCLAGRDDWQEGVFHLYNRLRDAGGLMVVSAPAAPAALGLGLPDLVSRLDSLLRLRLTAADDERRRQILAAAVARRGLDLPDASTDYLLRHEARDLGHLMSMVERLDAASLQAGRRLTVPFIKSVLSDQPSA; translated from the coding sequence ATGAGCAACGCCATTTCGACCGGGCAACTGGCACTGGATTTCCGCTGGAGTGATGCCGCGGATCTTGCATCGTTCGTGGCGCTGGGTAACGAGCAGGCAGCGGCGGCCGTGGCGGCGCTGGGCGGCCCGTCGGAGCAGTCTCTCTATCTCACCGGGCCCCCGGGCAGCGGCAAAAGCCATCTGTTGCAGGCCGCCTGTGGCCGGGTCAGCGATGCCGGTGGTCCGGCGGTCTACATTTCCCTCGGCGACCATGTGGCGGGGTCGGTCGCCCAGCTTGAGGGTCTCGAAGGCCTGTCACTGGTCGCCGTCGACGACCTGGACTGCCTTGCCGGACGGGATGACTGGCAGGAGGGCGTGTTCCATCTCTATAACCGGCTCCGCGACGCCGGCGGGCTGATGGTGGTCTCCGCGCCGGCCGCTCCCGCGGCACTCGGGCTGGGGCTGCCGGATCTCGTCTCCCGACTCGATTCGTTGCTACGGCTGCGCCTGACGGCGGCGGATGACGAGCGGCGGCGGCAGATCCTCGCCGCGGCGGTGGCCCGTCGGGGCCTCGATCTTCCGGATGCCAGCACTGACTACCTGCTGCGCCACGAGGCCCGTGATCTGGGGCATCTGATGAGTATGGTCGAGCGGCTGGATGCCGCCTCCCTGCAGGCCGGCCGCCGCCTGACGGTGCCTTTCATCAAGTCGGTACTGAGCGATCAGCCCTCGGCCTGA
- a CDS encoding DUF2066 domain-containing protein produces the protein MSFALRAICLAILLCGLLPAALAQPVPEPVTVPVADDSESARDRALGRAMDAMLVRLTGDPAIIERGLAERLRASAGRYLASFSYRTGDDETGLQLAVRFDQSLLRGALGEAGVAIWPEPPATVIVWLAVERAGQRFLVDGEQATALRERLREAAGSSGLSLLFPLMDLQDRRDLGYADVAGGFADPVRAASARYDGEAVLAGRLQVSDDGAVAARWLLLPGDGEPVARWQTDADAMSDVLESAVAVLADRLRPIYAYVPDPEAGRRMTMTVDGIDALAEHDRLQGYLESLPGVERVLTSAVSDAQVRIDLAVSVDEARIRESLTRDGRLRETDDGYRWR, from the coding sequence ATGAGCTTTGCCCTGCGAGCGATCTGCCTGGCGATCCTGCTCTGTGGCCTGCTGCCGGCGGCGCTGGCGCAACCGGTGCCCGAGCCGGTCACCGTGCCCGTGGCGGACGACTCGGAATCGGCGCGCGACCGGGCTCTCGGCCGCGCCATGGATGCCATGCTGGTGCGGCTCACCGGCGACCCGGCGATCATCGAGCGCGGTCTGGCCGAGCGGCTCCGCGCCTCGGCCGGACGCTACCTCGCCAGCTTCTCCTACCGTACCGGCGATGACGAGACGGGTCTGCAGCTCGCGGTGCGTTTCGACCAGTCGCTTCTGCGTGGCGCGCTTGGCGAGGCGGGGGTCGCGATCTGGCCGGAACCGCCGGCCACGGTGATCGTCTGGCTGGCCGTCGAGCGGGCGGGTCAGCGCTTTCTCGTCGATGGCGAACAGGCCACCGCGTTGCGCGAGCGTCTGCGCGAGGCGGCGGGCTCATCGGGCCTGTCCCTGCTCTTCCCGCTGATGGATCTGCAGGATCGCCGCGATCTCGGCTATGCCGATGTCGCCGGGGGCTTCGCTGATCCGGTCCGAGCCGCATCGGCGCGTTATGACGGCGAGGCGGTGCTCGCCGGCCGACTGCAGGTGTCCGATGATGGCGCGGTGGCGGCGCGCTGGCTCCTGCTGCCGGGCGATGGTGAGCCCGTGGCGCGCTGGCAGACCGACGCCGATGCCATGAGCGACGTGCTGGAGTCCGCAGTCGCGGTGCTGGCCGATCGCCTGCGGCCGATCTATGCCTACGTCCCCGATCCGGAGGCCGGGCGTCGGATGACCATGACGGTGGATGGCATCGACGCGCTTGCCGAACATGATCGTCTGCAGGGCTATCTCGAGTCGCTCCCTGGCGTGGAGCGGGTGCTGACGAGCGCCGTGTCCGATGCGCAGGTGCGTATCGACCTCGCCGTCAGCGTGGACGAGGCCCGCATCCGGGAGTCGCTGACTCGGGATGGGCGGCTTCGCGAGACCGATGACGGCTACCGCTGGCGCTGA
- the purM gene encoding phosphoribosylformylglycinamidine cyclo-ligase translates to MNPPDSKPGLTYRDAGVDIDAGADLVERIKGDVAATRRPGMVGALGGFGGLFELPVDRYRQPVLVAGTDGVGTKLRLALETGRHDGIGIDLVAMCVNDVIVTGAEPLFFLDYYATGRLDTEVAARVIRGIAAGCREAGAGLIGGETAEMPGMYAEGDYDLAGFCVGVVERDRVIDGGGIRSGDALIALGSSGVHANGYSLVRRILERDPQALERHLDGRALDEWLLAPTRIYARTVMRLLGEVTINGISHITGGGLTENLPRILPRGLAASVDTTSWQWPALFQWLQETGGVATEEMFRTFNCGIGMVLVVPAAEAEQTLDILRAAGETAWQAGEVTRARGEVAETIYQGAS, encoded by the coding sequence GTGAACCCACCCGATTCCAAGCCCGGACTGACCTACCGCGACGCCGGTGTCGACATCGACGCCGGCGCCGACCTTGTCGAGCGCATCAAGGGCGATGTCGCGGCCACCCGGCGCCCCGGCATGGTCGGAGCGCTCGGCGGGTTCGGCGGGCTTTTCGAGCTGCCCGTCGACCGCTATCGCCAGCCGGTGCTGGTGGCCGGCACGGACGGCGTCGGCACCAAGCTTCGACTCGCCCTGGAGACGGGCCGTCACGACGGCATCGGTATCGATCTGGTGGCCATGTGCGTCAATGATGTCATCGTCACCGGCGCCGAGCCGCTGTTCTTCCTCGACTACTACGCCACGGGTCGTCTCGACACCGAAGTGGCGGCCCGGGTCATCCGCGGCATTGCTGCGGGCTGCCGCGAGGCAGGCGCCGGGCTGATCGGTGGCGAAACCGCCGAGATGCCGGGCATGTATGCCGAGGGCGACTACGACCTGGCCGGCTTCTGTGTGGGTGTCGTCGAGCGGGATAGGGTCATCGACGGCGGCGGCATCCGGTCGGGGGACGCCCTCATCGCCCTCGGTAGCAGCGGCGTTCACGCCAACGGCTACTCACTGGTCCGGCGAATCCTGGAGCGCGACCCGCAGGCGCTCGAGCGCCACCTCGACGGTCGGGCACTCGACGAATGGCTGCTCGCCCCGACCCGGATCTACGCGAGGACCGTGATGCGGCTGCTCGGCGAGGTGACCATCAACGGCATCAGCCACATCACCGGTGGCGGGCTGACCGAGAACCTGCCCCGCATCCTGCCCCGTGGCCTGGCCGCCAGTGTGGATACCACGAGCTGGCAGTGGCCGGCGCTCTTCCAATGGCTGCAGGAGACCGGTGGCGTCGCCACCGAAGAGATGTTCCGCACCTTCAACTGCGGGATTGGCATGGTGCTGGTGGTGCCGGCGGCGGAGGCCGAGCAGACGCTGGATATCCTCCGTGCCGCGGGAGAAACGGCCTGGCAGGCCGGCGAGGTCACCCGTGCCCGGGGCGAGGTCGCGGAGACGATCTATCAGGGGGCGTCGTGA
- the purN gene encoding phosphoribosylglycinamide formyltransferase translates to MSPDQPFRIAVLISGSGTNLQAIIDAVAGGDIPARIEQVISNRPGAGGLARAERAGIGTEVLDHRAFAERGHYDAVLAERLEAIRPDLVVLAGFMRILTDDFVTRFMGRLINIHPSLLPAYRGLHTHQRAIDAGESRHGCSVHYVIPELDAGPVIAQAAVPIHAGDTAETLQDRVQAMEHRLYPEVVRWIAEGRVALQAGRVWLDGKPLASPPCLEPEAAS, encoded by the coding sequence GTGAGCCCGGATCAGCCATTTCGCATCGCGGTGCTGATCTCCGGCAGCGGCACGAACCTGCAGGCCATCATCGACGCCGTCGCCGGCGGCGACATCCCGGCGCGCATCGAACAGGTCATCAGCAACCGCCCAGGGGCCGGCGGTCTGGCTCGCGCCGAGCGCGCCGGCATCGGCACCGAGGTGCTCGACCACCGCGCGTTCGCCGAGCGCGGGCACTACGACGCGGTGCTCGCCGAGCGGCTCGAGGCCATCCGTCCCGATCTGGTGGTCCTGGCGGGTTTCATGCGCATCCTCACCGACGATTTCGTGACGCGTTTCATGGGCCGCCTGATCAATATCCACCCATCGCTGCTGCCGGCCTATCGCGGGCTTCATACCCACCAGCGGGCCATTGACGCCGGCGAATCCCGGCATGGCTGCAGCGTCCATTACGTCATCCCGGAACTGGATGCGGGCCCGGTGATCGCCCAGGCCGCGGTCCCCATCCACGCCGGCGATACGGCCGAGACCCTGCAGGATCGGGTACAGGCCATGGAGCACCGCCTCTACCCCGAGGTGGTGCGCTGGATCGCCGAGGGACGGGTGGCGCTGCAGGCAGGCAGGGTGTGGCTTGACGGCAAACCGCTCGCCTCCCCGCCCTGTCTGGAGCCCGAAGCGGCATCATGA